One genomic segment of Rhodospirillaceae bacterium includes these proteins:
- the gcvH gene encoding glycine cleavage system protein GcvH, with protein MPTTYFSEDHEWLAVDGDTGTVGITDYAQEQLGDVVFVELPEIGRTVIKGDDMAVVESVKAASEVYAPVGGEVVAVNEALEDNPAAVNEDAEGEGWFVRLKLADAAELEDLMDAAAYAAFAESQG; from the coding sequence ATGCCCACCACCTATTTTTCGGAAGACCACGAATGGCTCGCGGTCGACGGCGATACCGGCACCGTCGGCATCACCGACTATGCCCAGGAACAACTCGGCGATGTGGTGTTCGTCGAACTGCCGGAAATCGGCCGGACCGTCATCAAGGGCGACGACATGGCCGTCGTCGAATCGGTCAAGGCGGCGAGCGAGGTCTACGCCCCGGTCGGCGGCGAGGTCGTCGCGGTGAACGAGGCGCTGGAGGACAACCCCGCCGCCGTCAACGAGGACGCCGAGGGCGAGGGCTGGTTTGTCCGGCTGAAACTGGCCGACGCCGCCGAGCTGGAAGACCTGATGGACGCGGCCGCCTACGCCGCCTTCGCGGAGAGCCAGGGC